The genomic window TTTCATATTTTATGGGTAATGAGTAATTGGTAATGAGTAATTTTGATGATTTATAAATTATATAATTAACGAAGTTAGAAATATTACTTATTGCACATTACTCATTACTTATAATTAAGTTGGTGCTGTTCATCATGGTGAAGGCTGATTTCAACTTTTTCACCATACTTTTCTTCAATAAAATGAGCAATTTTTATTGCGGAATACACGGATCTGTGCTGTCCTCCCGTACATCCGAAATTAATCTGCAGGTTTTCAAAACCGCGCTCTATATAATTATCGATATTAATAGAAACCAAAGCTTTGATTAATTCTAAAAACTTG from Chryseobacterium camelliae includes these protein-coding regions:
- a CDS encoding RNase adapter RapZ, which gives rise to MLHIDIHSFSYKKGGIPKDDSGNGGGFTFDCRGILNPGRIEEYKIQTGNDIGVQEYLETQTEMPKFLELIKALVSINIDNYIERGFENLQINFGCTGGQHRSVYSAIKIAHFIEEKYGEKVEISLHHDEQHQLNYK